A genomic window from Solanum stenotomum isolate F172 chromosome 10, ASM1918654v1, whole genome shotgun sequence includes:
- the LOC125842547 gene encoding uncharacterized protein LOC125842547: MAAAPVKSQPLHYFSLPQLKWGNKSHTNANHRFRRRDSPPSNGDNPPQTADVDGGSDSEKVQPRSEAEADPNGVSSLQGEDEHEKEVKEEEEEEEEEEVGCEEGEVKLWNLRPRRGVTKVETASLKNVEMRVESSNHMQRSQRLKDNADGNGVGSGKKGKKKLWISLSREEIEEDVYSMTGSRPARRPKKRSKTIQKQLDNVFPGLYLVGLTADSFRVNDTTK; encoded by the exons ATGGCAGCAGCACCGGTCAAGTCTCAGCCTCTGCACTATTTCTCTTTACCCCAATTGAAGTGGGGTAACAAAAGTCACACAAATGCTAACCACCGTTTCCGCCGCCGTGATTCTCCGCCGTCTAATGGAGATAACCCACCCCAAACCGCCGACGTGGACGGTGGGTCTGACTCTGAGAAGGTTCAACCCCGATCGGAGGCAGAGGCAGACCCTAATGGGGTTTCGTCTTTACAAGGAGAAGACGAGCATGAAAAAGAggttaaagaagaagaagaagaagaagaagaagaagaagtgggttGTGAAGAAGGGGAGGTGAAGTTATGGAATCTAAGGCCAAGAAGGGGTGTTACGAAGGTTGAAACGGCGTCGTTGAAGAACGTTGAAATGCGAGTTGAAAGCAGTAATCATATGCAGAGGTCGCAGAGGTTGAAAGATAACGCGGATGGGAATGGAGTCGGGTCGggtaaaaaggggaagaagaaatTATGGATCTCACTGTCAAGGGAAGAGATTGAAGAAGATGTGTATTCTATGACCGGGTCAAGACCCGCTAGAAGACCCAAAAAACGATCCAAAACAATTCAGAAACAACTCGAT AATGTTTTCCCTGGGTTGTATTTAGTAGGGCTTACTGCTGACTCATTCAGAGTCAATGATACTACG AAGTAG